From Budorcas taxicolor isolate Tak-1 chromosome 19, Takin1.1, whole genome shotgun sequence, the proteins below share one genomic window:
- the PAFAH1B1 gene encoding platelet-activating factor acetylhydrolase IB subunit beta yields MVLSQRQRDELNRAIADYLRSNGYEEAYSVFKKEAELDMNEELDKKYAGLLEKKWTSVIRLQKKVMELESKLNEAKEEFTSGGPLGQKRDPKEWIPRPPEKYALSGHRSPVTRVIFHPVFSVMVSASEDATIKVWDYETGDFERTLKGHTDSVQDISFDHSGKLLASCSADMTIKLWDFQGFECIRTMHGHDHNVSSVAIMPNGDHIVSASRDKTIKMWEVQTGYCVKTFTGHREWVRMVRPNQDGTLIASCSNDQTVRVWVVATKECKAELREHEHVVECISWAPESSYSSISEATGSETKKSGKPGPFLLSGSRDKTIKMWDVSTGMCLMTLVGHDNWVRGVLFHSGGKFILSCADDKTLRVWDYKNKRCMKTLNAHEHFVTSLDFHKTAPYVVTGSVDQTVKVWECR; encoded by the exons AAATCGAGCTATAGCAGATTATCTTCGTTCAAATGGCTACGAAGAAgcatattcagtttttaaaaaggaagctgaATTAGATATG aATGAAGAATTAGATAAGAAATATGCTgggcttttggaaaaaaaatggacatCTGTTATTAGATTACAAAAGAAG GTTATGGAATTAGAATCAAAGTTAAATGAAGCAAAAGAAGAATTTACGTCGGGTGGACCTCTTGGTCAGAAAAGAGACCCAAAAGAATGGATTCCCCGTCCACCAGAAAAATATGCATTGAGTGGTCATAGGAGTCCAGTCACTCGAGTCATTTTCCATCCTGTGTTCAGTGTTATGGTCTCTGCTTCAGAGGATGCTACAATTAAG GTGTGGGATTATGAGACTGGAGATTTTGAACGAACTCTTAAGGGGCATACAGACTCTGTACAGGATATTTCATTCGACCACAGTGGCAAGCTTCTGGCTTCATGTTCTGCAGATATGACCATTAAGCTATGGGATTTTCAGGGCTTTGAATGCATCAGAACCATGCATG GCCATGACCACAATGTTTCTTCAGTAGCCATCATGCCCAATGGAGATCATATAGTGTCTGCCTCAAgggataaaactataaaaatgtgGGAAGTGCAAACTGG CTACTGTGTGAAGACATTCACAGGACACAGAGAATGGGTACGTATGGTGCGGCCAAATCAAGACGGCACTCTGATAGCCAGCTGTTCCAATGACCAGACTGTGCGTGTGTGGGTCGTAGCAACAAAGGAATGCAAGGCTGAGCTTCGAGAACATGAGCATGTGGTAGAATGCATTTCCTGGGCTCCCGAAAGCTCATATTCTTCCATCTCTGAAGCAACAGGATCTGAG ACTAAAAAAAGTGGCAAACCTGGGCCGTTCTTACTGTCCGGATCCAGGGACAAGACTATCAAGATGTGGGATGTCAGTACTGGCATGTGCCTTATGACCCTG gtggGTCATGATAACTGGGTACGTGGAGTTCTGTTCCATTCTGGGGGGAAGTTTATTTTGAGTTGCGCTGATGACAAGACCCTGCGTGTGTGGGATTACAAGAACAAGCGATGCATGAAGACCCTCAATGCGCATGAACACTTTGTTACCTCCTTGG atttccaTAAGACGGCCCCATACGTGGTTACTGGCAGTGTAGATCAAACAGTGAAGGTGTGGGAGTGTCGTTGA